From a single Arachnia propionica genomic region:
- a CDS encoding amino acid aminotransferase, translating into MSVFEHVRLAPADPILGLTEAFKADERTSKVNLGIGVYLDENGHLPLMNCVHAAENRLAAAAKPHAYLGIDGLPDYVRLVRELVFGADSPAVAQGRIVTAQSLGGTGALKVGADFLATLNPGAPVLISDPSWENHRAIFTRAGFTVGAYRYYDADTRSINFDGMIEDLEAARPGTIVVLHACCHNPTGYDLSPEQWGRVMRVVADHGLIPFLDMAYQGFGAGVAEDGTVISRFVAAGLPVFVSTSFSKSFGLYGERIGALHITCRDAEEATRVLSQVKICIRTNYSNPSTHGAAIVADVLGDPTQRASWEQELDRMRNRIKQMRTRLVEALRFEGVEDMDFIAQQAGMFSYSGLTREQMLALRRDHAIYGTEKGRMCVAALNDGNLETVAKAIAAVRAQ; encoded by the coding sequence ATGTCCGTTTTCGAGCACGTCCGCTTGGCTCCTGCTGATCCGATCCTGGGATTGACCGAGGCATTCAAAGCGGATGAGCGCACATCCAAGGTGAACCTCGGGATCGGCGTCTACCTCGATGAGAACGGGCACTTGCCGCTGATGAATTGCGTCCACGCCGCCGAGAACCGGCTGGCTGCAGCCGCGAAACCACACGCCTATCTCGGCATCGATGGCCTCCCGGACTACGTTCGCCTGGTGCGAGAGCTGGTCTTCGGCGCTGATTCGCCCGCCGTCGCGCAGGGCCGTATCGTCACGGCACAGAGCCTCGGTGGCACCGGCGCGTTGAAAGTTGGCGCCGATTTCCTCGCAACGCTGAACCCTGGCGCCCCCGTCCTGATCTCGGATCCGTCGTGGGAGAACCACCGGGCGATCTTCACTCGCGCTGGTTTCACCGTCGGCGCGTACCGTTACTACGACGCCGACACCAGAAGCATCAATTTTGACGGCATGATCGAGGACCTCGAGGCGGCGCGACCAGGCACCATCGTGGTGCTGCACGCCTGCTGCCACAACCCGACAGGCTACGACCTGAGTCCCGAGCAGTGGGGCCGGGTGATGCGAGTGGTCGCTGATCACGGCTTGATCCCGTTCCTGGACATGGCATACCAAGGTTTCGGAGCCGGGGTTGCCGAGGACGGCACCGTGATCTCCCGTTTCGTGGCAGCCGGGCTGCCGGTGTTCGTTTCGACCTCGTTCTCAAAATCATTCGGGCTCTACGGCGAACGCATCGGCGCCCTGCACATCACCTGCCGGGACGCTGAGGAGGCCACCCGTGTGCTGTCGCAGGTGAAAATCTGCATCCGCACCAACTACTCGAATCCTTCCACCCATGGCGCGGCAATCGTGGCCGACGTACTCGGCGACCCCACTCAGCGGGCCTCATGGGAACAGGAACTCGACCGGATGCGCAACCGCATCAAACAGATGCGCACCCGCCTCGTCGAAGCGCTGCGCTTCGAAGGCGTCGAGGATATGGATTTCATCGCCCAGCAGGCCGGCATGTTCAGCTACTCGGGGTTGACCCGGGAGCAGATGCTCGCGTTGCGCCGCGACCACGCAATCTATGGCACCGAGAAGGGCAGGATGTGCGTGGCCGCCCTCAACGACGGCAACCTGGAAACCGTCGCGAAGGCCATTGCCGCGGTCCGGGCTCAGTGA
- a CDS encoding acyl-CoA thioesterase, whose translation MPATTDDLMQLFDLVEVGKDRFRGPQPDTQWQRLFGGQVMAQSLVAAMRTVPRNRVVHSLHGYFLRPGSREAPLRFGVEHVRDGRTFSARRVVTRQYDDVIFDLNVSFQEPEEGLSHSAVQPESVASPEGSSPLGKVLEERFGAPIRMLSEWDALDVRLASTPVPSQNGGVMRAWVRTQDALPDDPCLHAAVLAYLTDLLLLSVSTVQHEVEFLSPNLQTASIDHAMWFHRPARCDQWLLYDMVSPSASGARGFCQGRLFQDGKLVASCAQEGLIRLLG comes from the coding sequence GTGCCAGCAACCACAGATGACCTGATGCAGCTCTTCGACCTCGTTGAGGTCGGCAAGGACAGGTTCCGAGGCCCGCAACCGGACACCCAGTGGCAGCGGCTGTTCGGCGGACAGGTGATGGCGCAGAGCCTCGTAGCGGCGATGCGAACCGTCCCAAGGAACCGAGTGGTGCATTCGCTGCATGGGTATTTCCTGCGGCCCGGTAGTCGGGAGGCGCCGCTGCGGTTCGGGGTGGAACACGTCCGGGACGGTCGCACCTTCTCGGCGCGCCGGGTGGTCACCCGCCAGTACGACGACGTGATTTTCGACCTGAACGTCTCATTCCAAGAACCGGAGGAGGGACTCAGCCATTCGGCGGTCCAGCCGGAATCGGTCGCCTCGCCCGAGGGATCGTCACCACTGGGAAAGGTGTTGGAGGAACGTTTCGGTGCCCCTATCCGGATGCTGTCGGAGTGGGATGCCCTCGATGTGCGGCTGGCCTCCACCCCTGTGCCGAGCCAGAATGGGGGAGTGATGCGAGCCTGGGTGCGCACCCAGGATGCCCTGCCGGATGATCCGTGCCTGCACGCTGCCGTTCTGGCCTACCTGACGGATCTACTGTTGCTCAGCGTCTCCACCGTGCAGCACGAGGTGGAGTTCCTATCACCGAACCTGCAGACGGCCTCCATCGATCACGCGATGTGGTTCCATCGTCCGGCCCGCTGCGACCAATGGCTGCTCTACGACATGGTCTCGCCGTCGGCCTCCGGGGCGCGGGGATTTTGTCAGGGCAGGTTGTTTCAGGACGGGAAGCTGGTGGCCTCCTGCGCCCAAGAAGGGCTGATCCGGCTCCTTGGGTGA
- the recD gene encoding exodeoxyribonuclease V subunit alpha, whose protein sequence is MRGPEIPVAATGLLRTFAEAGMIHVADFHLARRMAAYCGESDDRVLLAFALTVRELRLGSVCLDLVSAPELIVPGEADDGSAMAPIELPWPEPHAWAAAVSASPAVAGPEGGPRPFRLADGLLYLDRFFAEERALAAHLRHRSALPDLPSPQPRAPEPGMVPDPTQDTAVQAATRARTSVITGGPGSGKTTVVSRIIDTLTSRGAVTVALTAPTGKAATRLETAVRSRLRRPERVALTTGTLHRIVGVVPGRAERTHDALNPLPFDVVIVDETSMVSITLMSWLLDAVSDSTRLILIGDPNQLASVEAGAVLADISAAPDLVTSPGGPAVVQLGGSHRNLDDVARLADSIRDGDADGCLALLERSKTCSLTTYTGTESLADLSALAADIGAVARDALAAALAGDSNQAIRALERHRLLCAHREGPFGTGHWQQEVRRHLAATLPGYAPEVGPYPGQPLIVTRNSDLVSNGDVAVIVESEGRLLAAVDRGGHAEMLNPLLLEATQELHAMTIHKSQGSQFERVSVILPPPGSPLLTRELLYTAVTRAESMVRLYGSPDALRKAVGTRARRASGLVKTATLGKPKR, encoded by the coding sequence TCCCGTGGCGGCCACGGGACTGCTGAGAACATTCGCCGAGGCCGGGATGATTCACGTGGCCGATTTCCATCTGGCCCGCCGGATGGCTGCGTACTGCGGGGAGAGCGACGACCGGGTGCTGCTGGCTTTCGCTCTGACTGTGCGGGAACTGCGCCTGGGTTCGGTGTGTCTGGACCTGGTGTCCGCGCCCGAGCTGATCGTTCCGGGCGAGGCCGACGACGGATCGGCGATGGCGCCCATCGAGCTGCCCTGGCCGGAACCGCATGCGTGGGCTGCGGCTGTGTCAGCCTCACCGGCGGTGGCAGGCCCGGAGGGCGGACCGCGACCGTTCCGCTTGGCCGACGGTTTGCTGTACCTGGACCGGTTCTTCGCAGAGGAACGGGCCTTGGCAGCTCACCTCAGGCACCGCAGTGCGCTGCCGGATCTGCCCTCCCCTCAACCTCGTGCCCCCGAGCCTGGCATGGTGCCCGACCCCACCCAGGACACCGCGGTCCAAGCAGCCACCCGGGCCCGCACCAGCGTCATAACGGGCGGTCCCGGTTCCGGCAAGACGACGGTGGTCTCCCGGATCATCGACACACTGACCTCCCGAGGGGCGGTCACCGTCGCCCTGACCGCCCCCACCGGGAAGGCCGCCACCCGTCTGGAGACCGCAGTGCGAAGCAGGTTGCGGCGCCCGGAACGGGTCGCCCTGACCACCGGCACACTGCACAGGATCGTCGGCGTTGTCCCGGGTCGCGCGGAACGCACCCACGACGCACTGAACCCACTGCCCTTCGATGTAGTGATCGTGGACGAGACATCGATGGTGTCGATCACGTTGATGTCATGGCTACTGGATGCGGTGTCCGACTCCACCCGGCTGATCCTCATCGGCGACCCGAACCAGCTGGCCTCCGTGGAGGCGGGGGCAGTACTCGCCGACATCTCCGCCGCTCCGGACCTGGTCACATCCCCGGGCGGGCCCGCCGTGGTGCAGCTCGGCGGAAGCCACCGCAACCTCGACGACGTGGCCCGACTGGCCGACAGCATCCGCGACGGCGACGCGGACGGCTGCCTAGCGTTGCTGGAACGATCAAAGACATGCTCCCTCACCACATACACCGGCACCGAGTCACTGGCCGACCTGTCCGCATTGGCCGCCGACATCGGGGCTGTCGCCCGCGATGCACTGGCCGCTGCGCTGGCAGGTGACAGCAACCAGGCCATACGTGCCCTGGAGCGACACCGGTTGCTGTGCGCGCACCGGGAGGGTCCCTTTGGCACCGGGCACTGGCAGCAGGAGGTGCGCAGACACCTGGCCGCGACGCTGCCCGGCTACGCACCCGAGGTCGGCCCGTACCCGGGGCAGCCGCTGATCGTCACCCGCAACTCGGATCTGGTCAGCAACGGCGATGTAGCGGTGATCGTCGAGAGCGAGGGACGGCTACTGGCTGCCGTGGACCGGGGCGGGCATGCAGAGATGCTAAACCCGCTGCTGCTGGAGGCAACACAGGAACTGCACGCCATGACCATCCACAAGTCTCAGGGAAGCCAGTTCGAGCGAGTCAGCGTAATCCTGCCCCCTCCCGGTTCGCCACTGCTGACTCGGGAGCTGCTGTACACAGCCGTCACCCGTGCCGAGTCGATGGTTCGGCTCTACGGCTCCCCGGACGCGCTACGGAAGGCCGTTGGGACCCGGGCCAGGCGGGCAAGCGGTTTGGTGAAGACCGCAACCCTGGGAAAGCCAAAACGCTAG
- the hrpA gene encoding ATP-dependent RNA helicase HrpA — MNPQPRLAFDPALPISAEAPRIASLIRDHQVVVVAGETGSGKTTQLPKICLLAGRERIAHTQPRRIAARTVAHRIAEECGTEMGEFVGYQVRFTRRVSRATRIKVMTDGVLLSELAHDRDLERYDTIIIDEAHERSLNIDFLLGYLKQLLERRSELRVIVTSATIDTARFAAHFNDAPIVEVSGRTYPVEIRYQPVGEDDDEVDAVASAVRELATTTSSGDVLVFLSGEREIRDAADAVNALKLPGLETLPLYARLAAVDQQKVFQAHPGRRVVLATNVAETSITVPGIRFVIDAGVARISRYSARTKVQRLPIEPVSQASANQRAGRCGRLGPGVAIRLYSEEDFTSRPEFTEPEILRTNLATVILQMAQAGLGEIESFPFVEAPVASQISDGLRVLQELGAIKSRRRHERVRLTRTGRLLARMPVDPRLGRMLIEGSRRGALRQVQVIVAGLTVPDVRERPAEYQQAADELHRRFTQPPAGETGSPTNGEPRRHTVHTGTRPVEQGRRSLVGGDFEALLNVWNYLRGRRRELSGSAFRKLCRAEFLHFVRFREWEDLVSQLRDVCRELDLPGEGDATMDVVLECLLTGLLSNIGLAMPPPPKIQGRRRPLTEYQGARGARFAIAPGSACSRSTPPLVVAYELVETSRLWARTVGPVTAAQIERAAGELVTRTLSEPTFSPRSATVIANETVSLFGVPIISGRRTNYAVSHPEQAREIFIRTGLVEREWETRNPVVMANRFAYDEAERLTDRMRRPELLISDQTLYDFYAARLPAEVVSGATFDKYVKSLGDDSALRLTPADCMTDPGALSVTDFPDRWQVSGLELPVSYVYEPGAGHDGVTIEVRLEQLGVLEPEPFTWQVPGLREDLATALIRGLPKRVRTSFVPAPDFARRAVAWLRERGTGDEVAFPEALGRALNALTGERVDPGDWRPEAVDSHLRPTFVVVEGRKELGRGEDLVALKTQLSAKVAARLTRSAGRIATTGRIAWDFGKLPLTQRLGKGVEGYPCLVDEGGSVGVQVVDSAAKAERLHAAGLRRLLTLVNPSPIRWVVSHLGNSEKLALGASQYDSVPELLQDAWLKASDRLLRAIKDPVQVRDERDFQCVADMVRADCPTTMATVVSTAARALAAQAMVERRLAALPENDEVRSDITEQLANLTFKRFISATPDPWFDRIPVWIEACDTRLMSRGRNPGRDERNRAEIMELEARYGQLCDAQPSGPLSTEVEEIAFLLEELRVSLFAQGTRTLVPVSAKRISQAMGRIG, encoded by the coding sequence GTGAATCCGCAGCCGCGGCTCGCCTTCGATCCGGCGCTGCCGATCTCCGCAGAGGCACCGAGAATCGCATCCCTCATCCGCGACCACCAGGTGGTCGTGGTCGCAGGTGAAACCGGGTCGGGCAAGACCACCCAGCTCCCGAAGATCTGCCTGTTGGCGGGCAGGGAGCGGATCGCCCACACCCAGCCGAGGCGGATTGCGGCCCGCACAGTCGCGCACCGGATTGCCGAGGAGTGCGGAACAGAAATGGGGGAGTTCGTCGGCTACCAGGTGCGCTTCACCCGCCGAGTGAGCCGTGCCACCCGCATCAAGGTGATGACCGACGGCGTGCTGCTCAGTGAGCTGGCCCACGACCGCGACCTGGAACGCTACGACACGATCATCATTGATGAGGCCCACGAACGCAGTCTCAATATCGACTTCCTGCTCGGCTATCTCAAACAGCTTCTGGAACGTCGCTCGGAACTCAGGGTGATCGTCACCTCCGCCACCATCGACACCGCCCGGTTTGCCGCTCACTTCAACGACGCACCGATCGTGGAGGTTTCCGGGCGTACCTATCCCGTGGAGATCCGTTACCAGCCCGTCGGTGAGGACGACGACGAGGTGGACGCCGTCGCATCCGCTGTCAGGGAGCTGGCGACCACCACATCCTCGGGGGACGTGCTGGTCTTTCTGTCCGGGGAACGGGAGATTCGCGATGCTGCGGACGCCGTGAATGCCTTGAAACTTCCAGGTTTGGAAACACTGCCCCTGTACGCGAGGCTGGCCGCGGTCGACCAACAAAAAGTGTTTCAGGCTCACCCCGGCAGGCGGGTGGTGCTGGCAACCAACGTTGCCGAGACCTCAATCACGGTCCCCGGTATCCGGTTCGTGATCGACGCCGGCGTGGCGCGCATCTCCCGTTATTCGGCGCGCACCAAGGTGCAACGGTTGCCGATTGAACCGGTATCGCAGGCCAGTGCCAATCAGCGGGCGGGCCGCTGCGGCCGGCTCGGCCCGGGGGTCGCGATCCGGCTCTACAGTGAGGAGGACTTCACCTCCCGTCCCGAGTTCACCGAACCGGAGATCCTGCGCACCAACCTGGCCACTGTCATCCTCCAGATGGCTCAGGCCGGACTCGGTGAGATCGAGAGTTTTCCGTTCGTGGAGGCCCCGGTCGCCTCCCAGATCAGCGACGGACTTCGAGTGCTGCAGGAACTGGGCGCGATCAAGTCGCGTCGCCGCCACGAACGGGTGCGGCTCACCCGCACGGGACGCCTCCTGGCGCGGATGCCCGTCGACCCCCGGCTCGGTCGAATGCTCATCGAGGGATCTCGCAGGGGGGCGCTTCGCCAGGTGCAGGTGATTGTTGCCGGGCTGACGGTGCCAGACGTGCGGGAACGCCCAGCCGAGTACCAACAGGCTGCCGATGAGCTGCACCGGCGTTTCACGCAACCGCCTGCCGGTGAAACCGGCTCTCCCACGAACGGAGAGCCCAGACGTCACACCGTCCACACCGGCACCCGGCCCGTCGAACAGGGTAGGAGATCCCTGGTAGGTGGTGATTTCGAGGCCCTGCTGAACGTCTGGAACTACCTTCGGGGGCGTCGCCGGGAACTATCTGGAAGCGCGTTCCGCAAGCTGTGCCGGGCCGAGTTCCTGCATTTCGTGCGGTTCCGGGAATGGGAAGATCTCGTTTCTCAGCTGCGTGACGTGTGCCGGGAACTGGACCTGCCCGGTGAGGGGGACGCGACGATGGACGTCGTCCTGGAGTGTCTGCTCACCGGGTTGCTGTCCAACATCGGGCTGGCCATGCCGCCACCCCCGAAAATACAGGGCAGGCGCCGTCCCCTGACTGAGTATCAGGGCGCGCGGGGTGCCCGGTTCGCCATCGCGCCCGGGTCGGCGTGCTCACGGTCCACACCTCCGCTGGTGGTGGCCTACGAACTGGTTGAGACCTCTCGGTTGTGGGCGCGCACCGTCGGCCCGGTGACCGCGGCACAGATCGAACGTGCCGCAGGAGAATTGGTGACCCGCACCCTCTCCGAGCCGACGTTCTCACCCCGCAGCGCCACCGTTATCGCCAACGAAACCGTCAGCCTGTTCGGGGTGCCGATCATTTCCGGGCGTCGCACGAACTACGCTGTCAGCCATCCCGAGCAGGCTCGGGAGATCTTCATCCGCACCGGTCTGGTGGAACGGGAATGGGAGACCCGTAACCCGGTGGTAATGGCAAACCGATTCGCTTACGACGAGGCCGAAAGGCTCACTGATCGGATGCGCCGACCTGAGCTGCTGATCTCTGACCAGACCCTCTACGACTTCTACGCCGCCCGGCTACCCGCCGAGGTGGTCTCCGGGGCCACCTTCGACAAGTACGTGAAATCCTTGGGCGATGACTCCGCACTGCGGTTGACGCCTGCGGATTGCATGACCGACCCCGGGGCGCTCAGCGTCACCGACTTCCCCGACCGGTGGCAGGTTTCGGGACTGGAGTTGCCCGTCAGCTACGTCTACGAACCCGGGGCGGGCCACGACGGGGTGACGATCGAGGTACGGCTGGAGCAACTCGGGGTCCTGGAACCCGAACCCTTCACCTGGCAGGTTCCGGGGCTGCGCGAGGACCTCGCGACCGCCCTGATCCGCGGCCTGCCCAAGAGGGTCCGCACCTCTTTCGTGCCCGCCCCCGATTTCGCCCGTCGCGCCGTGGCGTGGCTCCGGGAACGGGGAACGGGTGACGAGGTCGCCTTCCCCGAGGCGCTGGGAAGGGCGCTCAACGCTCTCACCGGGGAGCGGGTGGACCCCGGCGACTGGCGTCCTGAGGCCGTGGATTCCCACCTACGACCGACCTTCGTCGTGGTCGAGGGACGCAAGGAGCTGGGTCGAGGCGAAGATCTGGTGGCTTTGAAGACCCAGCTCAGCGCGAAGGTGGCCGCACGCCTGACACGCTCCGCGGGGCGGATCGCGACGACGGGCCGTATTGCTTGGGATTTTGGGAAGCTGCCCCTGACCCAGCGCCTCGGCAAAGGAGTTGAGGGCTATCCCTGCCTCGTGGATGAGGGGGGCAGCGTCGGAGTGCAGGTGGTGGACTCGGCCGCGAAGGCGGAACGCCTCCATGCCGCGGGGCTTCGGCGTCTACTCACGCTGGTGAATCCGTCGCCGATCCGCTGGGTGGTCTCCCACCTCGGGAATTCCGAGAAACTGGCCCTCGGAGCGAGCCAGTACGATTCGGTTCCGGAACTGCTCCAGGACGCCTGGCTGAAAGCGTCCGACAGGTTGTTGCGGGCGATCAAGGATCCAGTGCAGGTCCGCGACGAGCGGGATTTCCAGTGCGTTGCGGACATGGTGCGTGCCGACTGCCCCACAACCATGGCCACAGTCGTCAGCACCGCGGCGAGGGCCTTGGCTGCCCAGGCAATGGTGGAACGAAGGCTTGCTGCGCTGCCGGAAAATGATGAGGTGCGCTCGGACATCACCGAGCAGCTGGCCAACCTCACCTTCAAACGGTTCATCTCCGCCACCCCAGATCCGTGGTTCGACCGCATCCCGGTGTGGATCGAGGCCTGCGATACCCGGCTCATGTCCCGTGGCAGGAATCCTGGCAGGGATGAGAGGAACCGCGCCGAGATCATGGAATTGGAGGCCCGCTACGGACAGCTGTGCGATGCCCAGCCCTCCGGTCCGTTGTCCACGGAGGTGGAGGAGATCGCGTTCCTGTTGGAGGAGCTCCGGGTGAGCCTGTTCGCGCAGGGGACACGCACCCTGGTGCCTGTCTCGGCGAAACGGATTTCTCAGGCCATGGGAAGGATCGGGTGA
- a CDS encoding RNA polymerase sigma factor RpoD/SigA: MITTTRTRSTDGIDGKDAVGLYLDAIAKTPLLSAEEEVQLAHAIEAGLFAREILDGNETTSTDATRDELEQLIELGDQAMQQFIKANLRLVVSVARKYGRAQMPLLDLVQEGNTGLIRAVEKFDYTKGFKFSTYATWWVRQAISRGIAQQGRIVRLPVHVAEQVNQVSAVRRNLERALGREPEVGEIADELNLAEEKVVDLIRYARDHVSLDAPVEADGDTALGDLIARETAPGPDEVVLDAEERARLDGMLSTLDDRSADVVRRRYGLLDGRQAKLADIGQHWGITAERVRQIERLALAKMREYQAAA; encoded by the coding sequence ATGATCACGACTACGCGAACCCGTAGCACCGACGGTATCGATGGTAAGGATGCTGTGGGCCTCTACCTGGACGCGATAGCCAAGACCCCTCTGCTGAGCGCCGAGGAAGAGGTACAACTTGCCCACGCCATCGAGGCCGGGTTGTTCGCTCGCGAGATCCTCGACGGCAATGAGACCACCTCGACCGACGCCACCCGCGACGAGCTGGAACAGCTCATCGAACTCGGCGATCAGGCCATGCAGCAATTCATCAAGGCGAACCTGCGTCTGGTGGTCTCCGTGGCCCGCAAGTACGGTCGCGCTCAGATGCCGCTGCTCGACCTGGTGCAGGAGGGCAACACCGGCTTGATCCGCGCCGTGGAGAAGTTCGACTACACCAAGGGATTCAAGTTCTCCACCTACGCCACGTGGTGGGTGCGGCAGGCCATCTCCCGTGGCATCGCCCAGCAAGGTCGCATCGTGCGCCTGCCCGTGCACGTTGCCGAACAGGTCAACCAGGTCTCCGCGGTACGCCGCAACCTGGAGCGGGCCCTGGGTCGCGAACCCGAGGTCGGCGAGATCGCCGATGAACTGAACCTCGCCGAGGAGAAGGTCGTCGACCTGATCCGCTACGCCCGCGACCACGTCTCCCTCGACGCGCCTGTCGAGGCCGACGGCGATACCGCGCTCGGCGATCTGATCGCCCGCGAAACCGCACCCGGCCCGGATGAGGTGGTGCTCGACGCGGAGGAGCGAGCCCGCCTCGATGGGATGCTCTCCACTCTCGACGACCGCTCCGCAGACGTGGTGCGACGCCGCTACGGCCTCCTCGATGGACGCCAGGCCAAGCTGGCCGACATCGGGCAGCACTGGGGCATCACTGCCGAGAGGGTCCGTCAGATCGAGCGCCTTGCGCTGGCCAAGATGCGCGAATACCAGGCCGCTGCTTGA
- a CDS encoding RNA polymerase sigma factor produces the protein MRGETAVTSGSSSEQAPKSTRSRARKTATATVEKETKSAAKRTQSQTTRAAKSEAKEKATGTKTPKTVVKPATAKKTRSAAKTTAKPTKTGTTKPARSSAKKKAAVEDVEPTIAQLTSGEIEVEVQRDGDDVVLKVGGKKRSLDEVDDSQFVEEREATLEKELVEEEGFSLSDQDDADEPEQQVVSAGATADPVKDYLKQIGKVALLNAVQEVELAKRIEAGLFAEERIADVENPIVPDDLEDFEWIANDGRNAKNHLLEANLRLVVSLAKRYTGRGMLFLDLIQEGNLGLIRAVEKFDYTKGYKFSTYATWWIKQAITRAMADQARTIRIPVHMVEVINKLARVQRQMLQDLGREPTPEELAKELDMTPEKVVEVQKYGREPISLHTPLGEDGDSEFGDLIEDSEAVVPADAVNFTLLQEQLNDVLDTLSEREAGVVSMRFGLTDGQPKTLDEIGKVYGVTRERIRQIESKTMSKLRHPSRSQVLRDYLD, from the coding sequence ATGCGAGGAGAAACCGCTGTGACCTCTGGTTCGAGCTCCGAACAGGCTCCGAAGAGCACCCGTAGTCGCGCGAGAAAGACCGCCACTGCAACCGTGGAGAAGGAGACCAAGTCCGCCGCAAAGCGTACCCAGTCCCAAACCACGAGGGCGGCGAAGTCCGAGGCCAAGGAGAAGGCCACCGGAACCAAGACGCCGAAGACCGTGGTCAAGCCGGCCACCGCAAAGAAGACCAGGAGCGCAGCCAAGACCACCGCAAAGCCCACGAAAACTGGGACGACCAAACCTGCACGTTCCAGCGCCAAGAAGAAAGCCGCCGTCGAGGACGTTGAACCAACGATTGCGCAACTCACCTCAGGTGAGATCGAGGTCGAGGTGCAGCGAGACGGTGATGACGTCGTGCTGAAGGTCGGAGGCAAGAAGCGTTCCCTCGACGAGGTGGACGACTCCCAGTTCGTGGAGGAGAGGGAGGCCACCCTCGAGAAGGAACTCGTCGAGGAAGAGGGGTTTTCCCTCTCGGATCAGGACGATGCCGACGAGCCGGAGCAGCAGGTCGTCTCGGCCGGTGCCACCGCCGACCCCGTCAAGGACTACCTGAAACAGATTGGCAAGGTGGCCCTCCTCAACGCCGTTCAGGAGGTGGAGCTGGCCAAAAGGATCGAGGCCGGGCTTTTCGCCGAGGAACGGATCGCGGACGTTGAGAACCCAATCGTTCCAGACGATCTCGAGGATTTCGAGTGGATCGCGAACGACGGGCGCAACGCCAAGAACCATCTTCTCGAGGCCAACCTGCGGCTTGTCGTCTCCCTGGCGAAACGCTACACGGGTCGCGGCATGCTGTTCCTTGATCTGATCCAGGAGGGCAACTTGGGTCTGATCCGTGCCGTCGAGAAGTTCGACTACACCAAGGGATACAAGTTCTCCACCTACGCCACGTGGTGGATCAAGCAGGCCATCACCCGGGCCATGGCCGATCAGGCTCGCACCATCCGTATCCCCGTCCACATGGTCGAGGTGATCAACAAGCTTGCACGTGTTCAACGGCAGATGTTGCAGGATCTCGGTCGGGAACCAACGCCGGAGGAGCTGGCGAAAGAGCTCGACATGACCCCTGAGAAGGTTGTGGAGGTGCAGAAGTACGGTCGTGAGCCCATTTCCCTGCACACCCCGCTCGGTGAGGATGGCGACTCCGAGTTTGGCGACCTCATTGAGGACTCCGAGGCAGTGGTACCTGCCGACGCGGTGAACTTCACCCTGTTGCAGGAGCAGCTCAACGACGTCCTTGACACCCTCTCTGAGCGGGAAGCGGGTGTGGTCTCAATGCGTTTCGGGCTCACCGACGGGCAGCCGAAAACCCTCGATGAAATCGGCAAGGTCTATGGGGTGACCAGGGAACGCATTCGCCAGATCGAGTCGAAAACCATGAGCAAGCTGCGGCATCCGTCACGCTCCCAGGTGCTTCGCGACTACCTCGACTGA